In Felis catus isolate Fca126 chromosome E1, F.catus_Fca126_mat1.0, whole genome shotgun sequence, the following proteins share a genomic window:
- the NCBP3 gene encoding nuclear cap-binding protein subunit 3 isoform X1, with protein MAAVRGLRVSVKAEAPAGPALGLPSPETDSSLERGEPEPMEVEEGELEIVPVRRSLKELIPDTSRRYENKAGSFITGIDVTSKEAIEKKEQRAKRFHFRSEVNLAQRNVALDRDMMKKAIPKVRLETIYICGVDEMSTQDIFSYFKEYPPAHIEWLDDTSCNVVWLDEMTATRALINMSSLPALDKIRSRDANEDRSSEKSKKDKQEDSSDDDEAEEGEVEDENSSDIELDTLSQVEEESLLRNDLRPANKLAKGNRLFMRFATKDDKKELGAARRSQYYMKYGNPNYGGMKGILSNSWKRRYHSRRIQRDVIKKRALIGDDVGLTSYKHRHSGLVNVPEEPIEEEEEEEEEEEEDQDMDADDRVVVEYHEELPALKQTRERSTSRQSSASSSDSDEMDYDLELKMISTPSPKKSMKMTMYADEVESQLKNIRNSMRADTVSTSNIKNRIGNKLPTEKFVDVRHLLDEKRQHTRPRPPGSNTKSDIRQRLGKRPYSPEKAFSSNPVFRREPFSDVHSRLGVPRQDVKGLYSDTREKKSGSLWTRLGSAPKTKEKNTKKVDHRTPGTEEDDSELQRAWGALIKEKEQSRQKKSRCYQHPFPKKSQFPGAYWTAFEGEDEGSCQLTLPGP; from the exons ATGGCGGCCGTACGGGGCCTGCGAGTGTCGGTGAAAGCAGAGGCCCCAGCGGGGCCGGCCCTGGGCCTCCCGTCGCCTGAGACGGACTCTAGTTTGGAGCGTGGCGAGCCGGAGCCcatggaggtggaggagggcgAGCTGGAGATTGTGCCGGTGCGGCGCTCACTGAAAGAACTGATCCCG GACACAAGCAGAAGATACGAAAACAAGGCTGGCAGCTTCATCACTGGAATTGATGTCACCTCCAAG GAAGcaattgaaaagaaagaacagcgAGCCAAGCGCTTCCATTTTCGATCAGAAGTAAATCTTGCCCAAAGAAATGTAGCCTTGGACCGAGACATGATGAAGAAAG CAATCCCCAAAGTGAGATTGGAGACAATCTACATTTGCGGAGTAGATGAGATGAGTACCCAGgatatcttttcctattttaaagaATATCCTCCAGCTCACATTGAATGGTTGGATGATACCTCCT gTAATGTTGTCTGGCTGGATGAAATGACAGCCACACGAGCCCTTATCAATATGAGCTCTTTGCCAGCCCTGGATAAGATAAGAAGCAGGGATGCCAATGAGGACAGGTCAtctgagaaaagtaaaaaag ACAAGCAGGAAGACAGTTCAGATGATGATGAGGCCGAAGAAGGAGAAGTTGAAGATGAGAACTCCAGTGATATAGAG ttggaCACATTGTCTCAAGTAGAAGAAGAGTCTCTGCTAAGAAACGATCTTCGTCCAGCTAACAAACTTGCTAAAGGAAATAGGTTATTCATGAGATTTGCTACAAAAG atgACAAAAAGGAACTTGGAGCAGCCAGAAGAAGTCAGTATTACATGAAATACGGGAATCCAAATTACGGAGGCATGAAAGGAATTCTTAGTAATTCTTG GAAGCGAAGGTATCATTCCCGTCGCATTCAGCGGGATGTGATCAAGAAGAGAGCCCTGATTGGGGATGACGTTGGCTTGACGTCCTATAAACACCGACATTCCG GACTAGTAAATGTTCCGGAGGAACCCattgaagaggaggaagaggaggaggaggaggaggaggaagaccagGACATGGATGCAGATGACAGAGTGGTGGTAGAGTACCATGAGGAGCTCCCAGCTCTCAAGCAGACCCGGGAGCGGAGCACATCTAGGCAGTCCAGTGCCAGCAGTTCAGACTCCGATGAAATGGACTATGATCTAGAACTGAAAATGATTTCCACTCCTTCACCAAAGAAAAGCATGAAAATGACCATGTACGCTGATGAAGTGGAATCTCAGTTGAAAAACATTAG gaactccatgagggcagataCTGTATCCACAAGCAATATCAAAAACCGAATCGGTAACAAGTTACCGACTGAGAAATTTGTAGATGTCCGACATCTGTTAGATGAAAAACGTCAGCACACACGTCCACGGCCACCAGGCAGCAATACTAAATCAG ataTACGCCAGCGGTTAGGAAAAAGACCATATTCTCCAGAAAAGGCTTTTAGTAGTAACCCAGTCTTTCGGAGAGAGCCTTTTTCTGATGTACATAGTAGACTGGGTGTTCCCAGGCAAGATGTTAAAGGCCTCTACTCTGATACTCGGGAGAAGAAATCAG GTAGTTTATGGACTCGCTTAGGATCTGCACCCAAGACCAAAGAAAAGAACACGAAGAAGGTGGATCACAGAACACCGGGCACTGAGGAAGACGACTCTGAGCTGCAAAGGGCATGGGGGGCTCTgataaaggagaaagaacagtctcGCCAAAAGAAGAGCCG CTGTTACCAGCACCCTTTTCCCAAGAAAAGTCAATTCCCAGGTGCTTATTGGACAGCCTTCGAGGGGGAAGATGAGGGAAGCTGCCAGCTCACCCTTCCAGGACCCTAG
- the NCBP3 gene encoding nuclear cap-binding protein subunit 3 isoform X4 has protein sequence MAAVRGLRVSVKAEAPAGPALGLPSPETDSSLERGEPEPMEVEEGELEIVPVRRSLKELIPDTSRRYENKAGSFITGIDVTSKEAIEKKEQRAKRFHFRSEVNLAQRNVALDRDMMKKAIPKVRLETIYICGVDEMSTQDIFSYFKEYPPAHIEWLDDTSCNVVWLDEMTATRALINMSSLPALDKIRSRDANEDRSSEKSKKDKQEDSSDDDEAEEGEVEDENSSDIELDTLSQVEEESLLRNDLRPANKLAKGNRLFMRFATKDDKKELGAARRSQYYMKYGNPNYGGMKGILSNSWKRRYHSRRIQRDVIKKRALIGDDVGLTSYKHRHSGLVNVPEEPIEEEEEEEEEEEEDQDMDADDRVVVEYHEELPALKQTRERSTSRQSSASSSDSDEMDYDLELKMISTPSPKKSMKMTMYADEVESQLKNIRNSMRADTVSTSNIKNRIGNKLPTEKFVDVRHLLDEKRQHTRPRPPGSNTKSDIRQRLGKRPYSPEKAFSSNPVFRREPFSDVHSRLGVPRQDVKGLYSDTREKKSGPSLCRIYSWE, from the exons ATGGCGGCCGTACGGGGCCTGCGAGTGTCGGTGAAAGCAGAGGCCCCAGCGGGGCCGGCCCTGGGCCTCCCGTCGCCTGAGACGGACTCTAGTTTGGAGCGTGGCGAGCCGGAGCCcatggaggtggaggagggcgAGCTGGAGATTGTGCCGGTGCGGCGCTCACTGAAAGAACTGATCCCG GACACAAGCAGAAGATACGAAAACAAGGCTGGCAGCTTCATCACTGGAATTGATGTCACCTCCAAG GAAGcaattgaaaagaaagaacagcgAGCCAAGCGCTTCCATTTTCGATCAGAAGTAAATCTTGCCCAAAGAAATGTAGCCTTGGACCGAGACATGATGAAGAAAG CAATCCCCAAAGTGAGATTGGAGACAATCTACATTTGCGGAGTAGATGAGATGAGTACCCAGgatatcttttcctattttaaagaATATCCTCCAGCTCACATTGAATGGTTGGATGATACCTCCT gTAATGTTGTCTGGCTGGATGAAATGACAGCCACACGAGCCCTTATCAATATGAGCTCTTTGCCAGCCCTGGATAAGATAAGAAGCAGGGATGCCAATGAGGACAGGTCAtctgagaaaagtaaaaaag ACAAGCAGGAAGACAGTTCAGATGATGATGAGGCCGAAGAAGGAGAAGTTGAAGATGAGAACTCCAGTGATATAGAG ttggaCACATTGTCTCAAGTAGAAGAAGAGTCTCTGCTAAGAAACGATCTTCGTCCAGCTAACAAACTTGCTAAAGGAAATAGGTTATTCATGAGATTTGCTACAAAAG atgACAAAAAGGAACTTGGAGCAGCCAGAAGAAGTCAGTATTACATGAAATACGGGAATCCAAATTACGGAGGCATGAAAGGAATTCTTAGTAATTCTTG GAAGCGAAGGTATCATTCCCGTCGCATTCAGCGGGATGTGATCAAGAAGAGAGCCCTGATTGGGGATGACGTTGGCTTGACGTCCTATAAACACCGACATTCCG GACTAGTAAATGTTCCGGAGGAACCCattgaagaggaggaagaggaggaggaggaggaggaggaagaccagGACATGGATGCAGATGACAGAGTGGTGGTAGAGTACCATGAGGAGCTCCCAGCTCTCAAGCAGACCCGGGAGCGGAGCACATCTAGGCAGTCCAGTGCCAGCAGTTCAGACTCCGATGAAATGGACTATGATCTAGAACTGAAAATGATTTCCACTCCTTCACCAAAGAAAAGCATGAAAATGACCATGTACGCTGATGAAGTGGAATCTCAGTTGAAAAACATTAG gaactccatgagggcagataCTGTATCCACAAGCAATATCAAAAACCGAATCGGTAACAAGTTACCGACTGAGAAATTTGTAGATGTCCGACATCTGTTAGATGAAAAACGTCAGCACACACGTCCACGGCCACCAGGCAGCAATACTAAATCAG ataTACGCCAGCGGTTAGGAAAAAGACCATATTCTCCAGAAAAGGCTTTTAGTAGTAACCCAGTCTTTCGGAGAGAGCCTTTTTCTGATGTACATAGTAGACTGGGTGTTCCCAGGCAAGATGTTAAAGGCCTCTACTCTGATACTCGGGAGAAGAAATCAG GTCCCTCACTTTGCAGAATTTATAGCTGGGAATGA
- the NCBP3 gene encoding nuclear cap-binding protein subunit 3 isoform X2, with amino-acid sequence MAAVRGLRVSVKAEAPAGPALGLPSPETDSSLERGEPEPMEVEEGELEIVPVRRSLKELIPDTSRRYENKAGSFITGIDVTSKEAIEKKEQRAKRFHFRSEVNLAQRNVALDRDMMKKAIPKVRLETIYICGVDEMSTQDIFSYFKEYPPAHIEWLDDTSCNVVWLDEMTATRALINMSSLPALDKIRSRDANEDRSSEKSKKDKQEDSSDDDEAEEGEVEDENSSDIELDTLSQVEEESLLRNDLRPANKLAKGNRLFMRFATKDDKKELGAARRSQYYMKYGNPNYGGMKGILSNSWKRRYHSRRIQRDVIKKRALIGDDVGLTSYKHRHSGLVNVPEEPIEEEEEEEEEEEEDQDMDADDRVVVEYHEELPALKQTRERSTSRQSSASSSDSDEMDYDLELKMISTPSPKKSMKMTMYADEVESQLKNIRNSMRADTVSTSNIKNRIGNKLPTEKFVDVRHLLDEKRQHTRPRPPGSNTKSDIRQRLGKRPYSPEKAFSSNPVFRREPFSDVHSRLGVPRQDVKGLYSDTREKKSGSLWTRLGSAPKTKEKNTKKVDHRTPGTEEDDSELQRAWGALIKEKEQSRQKKSRLDNLPSLQIEVSRESSSGSEAES; translated from the exons ATGGCGGCCGTACGGGGCCTGCGAGTGTCGGTGAAAGCAGAGGCCCCAGCGGGGCCGGCCCTGGGCCTCCCGTCGCCTGAGACGGACTCTAGTTTGGAGCGTGGCGAGCCGGAGCCcatggaggtggaggagggcgAGCTGGAGATTGTGCCGGTGCGGCGCTCACTGAAAGAACTGATCCCG GACACAAGCAGAAGATACGAAAACAAGGCTGGCAGCTTCATCACTGGAATTGATGTCACCTCCAAG GAAGcaattgaaaagaaagaacagcgAGCCAAGCGCTTCCATTTTCGATCAGAAGTAAATCTTGCCCAAAGAAATGTAGCCTTGGACCGAGACATGATGAAGAAAG CAATCCCCAAAGTGAGATTGGAGACAATCTACATTTGCGGAGTAGATGAGATGAGTACCCAGgatatcttttcctattttaaagaATATCCTCCAGCTCACATTGAATGGTTGGATGATACCTCCT gTAATGTTGTCTGGCTGGATGAAATGACAGCCACACGAGCCCTTATCAATATGAGCTCTTTGCCAGCCCTGGATAAGATAAGAAGCAGGGATGCCAATGAGGACAGGTCAtctgagaaaagtaaaaaag ACAAGCAGGAAGACAGTTCAGATGATGATGAGGCCGAAGAAGGAGAAGTTGAAGATGAGAACTCCAGTGATATAGAG ttggaCACATTGTCTCAAGTAGAAGAAGAGTCTCTGCTAAGAAACGATCTTCGTCCAGCTAACAAACTTGCTAAAGGAAATAGGTTATTCATGAGATTTGCTACAAAAG atgACAAAAAGGAACTTGGAGCAGCCAGAAGAAGTCAGTATTACATGAAATACGGGAATCCAAATTACGGAGGCATGAAAGGAATTCTTAGTAATTCTTG GAAGCGAAGGTATCATTCCCGTCGCATTCAGCGGGATGTGATCAAGAAGAGAGCCCTGATTGGGGATGACGTTGGCTTGACGTCCTATAAACACCGACATTCCG GACTAGTAAATGTTCCGGAGGAACCCattgaagaggaggaagaggaggaggaggaggaggaggaagaccagGACATGGATGCAGATGACAGAGTGGTGGTAGAGTACCATGAGGAGCTCCCAGCTCTCAAGCAGACCCGGGAGCGGAGCACATCTAGGCAGTCCAGTGCCAGCAGTTCAGACTCCGATGAAATGGACTATGATCTAGAACTGAAAATGATTTCCACTCCTTCACCAAAGAAAAGCATGAAAATGACCATGTACGCTGATGAAGTGGAATCTCAGTTGAAAAACATTAG gaactccatgagggcagataCTGTATCCACAAGCAATATCAAAAACCGAATCGGTAACAAGTTACCGACTGAGAAATTTGTAGATGTCCGACATCTGTTAGATGAAAAACGTCAGCACACACGTCCACGGCCACCAGGCAGCAATACTAAATCAG ataTACGCCAGCGGTTAGGAAAAAGACCATATTCTCCAGAAAAGGCTTTTAGTAGTAACCCAGTCTTTCGGAGAGAGCCTTTTTCTGATGTACATAGTAGACTGGGTGTTCCCAGGCAAGATGTTAAAGGCCTCTACTCTGATACTCGGGAGAAGAAATCAG GTAGTTTATGGACTCGCTTAGGATCTGCACCCAAGACCAAAGAAAAGAACACGAAGAAGGTGGATCACAGAACACCGGGCACTGAGGAAGACGACTCTGAGCTGCAAAGGGCATGGGGGGCTCTgataaaggagaaagaacagtctcGCCAAAAGAAGAGCCGGTTAGATAACTTACCATCTCTCCAGATTGAAGTTAGTCGGGAAAGCAGCTCTGGTTCAGAGGCAGAGTCCTGA
- the NCBP3 gene encoding nuclear cap-binding protein subunit 3 isoform X3, translating into MAAVRGLRVSVKAEAPAGPALGLPSPETDSSLERGEPEPMEVEEGELEIVPVRRSLKELIPDTSRRYENKAGSFITGIDVTSKEAIEKKEQRAKRFHFRSEVNLAQRNVALDRDMMKKAIPKVRLETIYICGVDEMSTQDIFSYFKEYPPAHIEWLDDTSCNVVWLDEMTATRALINMSSLPALDKIRSRDANEDRSSEKSKKDKQEDSSDDDEAEEGEVEDENSSDIELDTLSQVEEESLLRNDLRPANKLAKGNRLFMRFATKDDKKELGAARRSQYYMKYGNPNYGGMKGILSNSWKRRYHSRRIQRDVIKKRALIGDDVGLTSYKHRHSGLVNVPEEPIEEEEEEEEEEEEDQDMDADDRVVVEYHEELPALKQTRERSTSRQSSASSSDSDEMDYDLELKMISTPSPKKSMKMTMYADEVESQLKNIRNSMRADTVSTSNIKNRIGNKLPTEKFVDVRHLLDEKRQHTRPRPPGSNTKSGSLWTRLGSAPKTKEKNTKKVDHRTPGTEEDDSELQRAWGALIKEKEQSRQKKSRCYQHPFPKKSQFPGAYWTAFEGEDEGSCQLTLPGP; encoded by the exons ATGGCGGCCGTACGGGGCCTGCGAGTGTCGGTGAAAGCAGAGGCCCCAGCGGGGCCGGCCCTGGGCCTCCCGTCGCCTGAGACGGACTCTAGTTTGGAGCGTGGCGAGCCGGAGCCcatggaggtggaggagggcgAGCTGGAGATTGTGCCGGTGCGGCGCTCACTGAAAGAACTGATCCCG GACACAAGCAGAAGATACGAAAACAAGGCTGGCAGCTTCATCACTGGAATTGATGTCACCTCCAAG GAAGcaattgaaaagaaagaacagcgAGCCAAGCGCTTCCATTTTCGATCAGAAGTAAATCTTGCCCAAAGAAATGTAGCCTTGGACCGAGACATGATGAAGAAAG CAATCCCCAAAGTGAGATTGGAGACAATCTACATTTGCGGAGTAGATGAGATGAGTACCCAGgatatcttttcctattttaaagaATATCCTCCAGCTCACATTGAATGGTTGGATGATACCTCCT gTAATGTTGTCTGGCTGGATGAAATGACAGCCACACGAGCCCTTATCAATATGAGCTCTTTGCCAGCCCTGGATAAGATAAGAAGCAGGGATGCCAATGAGGACAGGTCAtctgagaaaagtaaaaaag ACAAGCAGGAAGACAGTTCAGATGATGATGAGGCCGAAGAAGGAGAAGTTGAAGATGAGAACTCCAGTGATATAGAG ttggaCACATTGTCTCAAGTAGAAGAAGAGTCTCTGCTAAGAAACGATCTTCGTCCAGCTAACAAACTTGCTAAAGGAAATAGGTTATTCATGAGATTTGCTACAAAAG atgACAAAAAGGAACTTGGAGCAGCCAGAAGAAGTCAGTATTACATGAAATACGGGAATCCAAATTACGGAGGCATGAAAGGAATTCTTAGTAATTCTTG GAAGCGAAGGTATCATTCCCGTCGCATTCAGCGGGATGTGATCAAGAAGAGAGCCCTGATTGGGGATGACGTTGGCTTGACGTCCTATAAACACCGACATTCCG GACTAGTAAATGTTCCGGAGGAACCCattgaagaggaggaagaggaggaggaggaggaggaggaagaccagGACATGGATGCAGATGACAGAGTGGTGGTAGAGTACCATGAGGAGCTCCCAGCTCTCAAGCAGACCCGGGAGCGGAGCACATCTAGGCAGTCCAGTGCCAGCAGTTCAGACTCCGATGAAATGGACTATGATCTAGAACTGAAAATGATTTCCACTCCTTCACCAAAGAAAAGCATGAAAATGACCATGTACGCTGATGAAGTGGAATCTCAGTTGAAAAACATTAG gaactccatgagggcagataCTGTATCCACAAGCAATATCAAAAACCGAATCGGTAACAAGTTACCGACTGAGAAATTTGTAGATGTCCGACATCTGTTAGATGAAAAACGTCAGCACACACGTCCACGGCCACCAGGCAGCAATACTAAATCAG GTAGTTTATGGACTCGCTTAGGATCTGCACCCAAGACCAAAGAAAAGAACACGAAGAAGGTGGATCACAGAACACCGGGCACTGAGGAAGACGACTCTGAGCTGCAAAGGGCATGGGGGGCTCTgataaaggagaaagaacagtctcGCCAAAAGAAGAGCCG CTGTTACCAGCACCCTTTTCCCAAGAAAAGTCAATTCCCAGGTGCTTATTGGACAGCCTTCGAGGGGGAAGATGAGGGAAGCTGCCAGCTCACCCTTCCAGGACCCTAG